In Acidobacteriota bacterium, a genomic segment contains:
- a CDS encoding SpoIIE family protein phosphatase — translation MSTDMYATIEPTASGTDDASSAQRLQQLIKELSIEFISILDLDDLIERVAQRLKEVIDYKFFNLFLVDEVRGGLVWKKAIGYHPDAVERYQVIPFDRSIASAAWREGQTINVGDVQRDARYLQVAIDGDDVPRSEIAVPLTVARESKIVGVLTIESAEPDYFTREHERVLGVLGNHLAIALEHARVYDELRQRTRELRTLIEIGHEITSILDLDRLLKSIAPLLDRVINYEFLLVGLIDEERQEFVWHVEYGYGVPKRERASRSPLAQGVVGRAVRERRTQIVCDVLRDPDYFVTDLWRDQGQRSEIAVPLIYEEKVIGVVALEHSRTGAFNEYQARILENIANPLAIALVNAKLYAQHVAHEKSLENEMLMARDVQRAMIPDPLNLKGFEIAARLEPALNLSGDFYDYIPLTDTRIGILLGDVAGKGVRAAMGMAASRSHLRSAARRGGGPSRVLRDANTRLHRDLKGNLLLTLIYGVLDIEEKTFQYCNAGHNPPYLVRASGKWKPLKVGGLLVGVFDKQQYKTETLQLEKGDLLFFFTDGLNEARRHDRHEFGEQRLVDFLVANRHQKASVIVDAAVKQVRDFTGSEELQDDLTLVAIKVL, via the coding sequence ATGTCCACTGACATGTACGCAACCATTGAACCGACCGCCTCCGGCACAGACGACGCCAGTTCCGCCCAACGCCTGCAACAACTCATCAAGGAGTTGAGCATCGAATTCATCTCGATCCTCGATCTCGATGATTTGATCGAACGCGTGGCGCAGCGCTTGAAAGAAGTCATTGACTACAAATTTTTCAACCTCTTTTTGGTGGACGAAGTGCGCGGCGGGCTGGTTTGGAAAAAGGCCATCGGCTATCACCCCGACGCCGTCGAGCGTTATCAGGTCATTCCCTTTGACCGCAGCATCGCCTCTGCCGCCTGGCGCGAAGGCCAAACCATCAACGTCGGCGATGTGCAACGCGACGCCCGTTATTTGCAGGTCGCCATTGACGGCGATGATGTGCCGCGCTCTGAAATTGCCGTCCCGCTGACCGTCGCGCGCGAAAGCAAAATCGTCGGCGTGCTGACTATCGAGAGCGCCGAACCCGACTATTTCACGCGCGAACACGAACGCGTCTTGGGCGTGCTGGGCAATCACCTTGCCATCGCCCTGGAACACGCGCGCGTCTATGACGAATTGCGCCAGCGCACGCGCGAATTGCGCACGTTGATCGAAATCGGCCACGAGATTACTTCGATCCTCGATCTGGATCGCTTGCTGAAATCCATCGCGCCGCTTCTGGATCGCGTCATCAACTACGAATTTTTGTTGGTCGGCCTGATTGACGAAGAGCGCCAGGAATTTGTCTGGCATGTCGAATACGGTTACGGCGTGCCGAAACGCGAGCGCGCCAGCCGTTCGCCACTGGCACAAGGTGTCGTTGGGCGCGCCGTGCGTGAACGCCGCACGCAGATCGTTTGCGACGTGCTGCGCGATCCCGATTATTTCGTGACTGATCTTTGGCGCGATCAAGGGCAGCGTTCCGAAATCGCCGTGCCGCTGATTTACGAAGAGAAAGTCATCGGCGTCGTCGCGCTCGAACACAGCCGCACCGGCGCCTTTAACGAATACCAGGCCCGCATTCTGGAAAACATCGCCAACCCGCTCGCCATCGCGTTGGTCAACGCCAAGCTTTACGCCCAGCACGTCGCCCACGAGAAGAGCCTGGAAAACGAAATGCTGATGGCGCGCGATGTGCAACGCGCGATGATTCCTGATCCGCTGAATTTGAAAGGCTTTGAAATTGCCGCGCGGCTGGAACCGGCCTTGAACCTGAGCGGCGATTTTTACGATTACATCCCGCTGACCGACACCCGCATCGGCATCCTGCTCGGCGATGTCGCAGGCAAAGGCGTGCGCGCCGCGATGGGCATGGCCGCCTCGCGCAGCCATTTGCGCAGCGCCGCCCGGCGGGGCGGCGGCCCCTCGCGCGTCTTGCGCGACGCCAACACGCGCCTGCACCGCGACCTCAAAGGCAATCTCTTGCTGACGCTGATTTACGGCGTGCTCGACATTGAGGAAAAGACCTTTCAATACTGCAATGCCGGCCACAATCCGCCCTATCTGGTGCGCGCCTCTGGCAAATGGAAGCCGCTCAAAGTCGGCGGCCTGCTGGTCGGCGTCTTTGACAAACAGCAATACAAAACCGAAACGCTGCAACTGGAAAAAGGCGACCTGCTTTTCTTTTTCACCGACGGTTTGAATGAAGCGCGCCGCCACGACCGCCACGAATTCGGCGAGCAACGGCTGGTGGATTTCCTCGTCGCCAACCGGCATCAGAAGGCTTCGGTAATCGTTGATGCCGCTGTCAAACAGGTGCGCGACTTCACTGGCAGCGAAGAGTTGCAAGACGATCTGACGCTTGTGGCGATCAAGGTTTTGTAA
- a CDS encoding DUF433 domain-containing protein, with product MPTAVVQLNPDLQREIEAIRSHAPDAPAITINPERQGGTPVIGLSRVPVSVLLDYMATGETLDDFLKDYPTVDREKTIGALDLLKEALEDGLIGTRVNY from the coding sequence ATGCCAACAGCGGTTGTTCAACTCAATCCCGATTTGCAACGCGAAATCGAAGCGATTCGCAGCCATGCCCCTGATGCTCCTGCCATTACGATCAATCCAGAACGCCAAGGCGGCACGCCCGTCATCGGGCTTAGTCGTGTGCCCGTGAGCGTTTTGCTCGATTACATGGCGACCGGTGAAACGCTCGACGATTTCCTCAAAGATTACCCCACCGTAGACCGTGAAAAGACCATCGGCGCTTTGGATTTGCTCAAAGAAGCGTTGGAAGACGGCCTGATCGGCACGCGGGTTAATTACTGA
- a CDS encoding helix-turn-helix domain-containing protein, translating into MPPPCKPEATPTDLITVYCALPPRQRQQRFFSTADIATQYGIAQRTVQDWISNGLIAAVKVGKKYHVDAPSVAAYLQRCAQQRE; encoded by the coding sequence TTGCCCCCCCCCTGCAAGCCTGAAGCCACACCCACAGACCTCATAACGGTTTATTGCGCGCTCCCGCCCCGGCAACGCCAGCAGCGTTTTTTCAGCACGGCAGACATCGCCACCCAATACGGCATCGCCCAACGTACCGTGCAAGACTGGATCAGCAACGGTCTGATCGCCGCCGTCAAGGTCGGCAAAAAGTATCACGTAGACGCGCCTTCGGTTGCGGCGTACCTACAACGGTGCGCCCAGCAGCGCGAGTGA
- a CDS encoding HAD family phosphatase, with protein MDARVQQIKNQRLPNAPWRAVLFDFNGVIIDDEPLHLELIQRVLGEEGVRLSKAECRNKCLGVPDRAGFKALLHEAGRQVTEAAVTALIARKADYYLQAIRERDLLFPGVGALVQRLAAQFPLALVSGALRPEVDFTLGRAGLHEHFNVIVTAEDVSAGKPHPAGFLKALACLNETQPQLIQPHECLVIEDSIAGVEAAKRAGMFCVAVTNSFAAEALQEADLVVANLAEREFEQCLISN; from the coding sequence ATGGATGCGCGCGTTCAGCAAATTAAGAACCAGCGCTTGCCAAACGCCCCCTGGCGCGCGGTGCTCTTCGATTTCAACGGCGTCATCATTGACGATGAGCCATTGCATTTGGAATTGATTCAGCGCGTTTTGGGTGAAGAGGGCGTGCGCCTCAGCAAGGCCGAGTGCCGCAACAAATGCCTGGGCGTGCCCGACCGCGCCGGGTTTAAGGCGCTATTACACGAAGCTGGTCGTCAGGTAACCGAGGCTGCAGTAACAGCGCTGATTGCTCGCAAAGCAGATTACTACCTGCAAGCTATCCGTGAACGCGATTTGTTGTTTCCCGGTGTGGGGGCGTTGGTGCAACGGCTGGCGGCGCAGTTTCCGCTGGCGCTGGTTTCGGGCGCGTTGCGGCCAGAGGTGGATTTCACGCTCGGACGTGCTGGTTTGCATGAGCATTTCAACGTCATCGTAACGGCGGAAGATGTGAGCGCAGGCAAGCCGCATCCGGCTGGCTTCCTGAAAGCGCTGGCATGTTTGAACGAAACACAGCCGCAGCTTATTCAACCACACGAATGCCTGGTGATCGAAGACTCGATTGCGGGTGTGGAAGCGGCCAAACGGGCGGGGATGTTTTGTGTGGCCGTCACCAACAGCTTTGCGGCTGAGGCATTGCAAGAGGCCGACTTGGTGGTGGCGAACCTGGCTGAGCGCGAGTTCGAACAATGCCTCATCAGTAATTAA
- a CDS encoding peroxiredoxin, producing the protein MTNTGAQTGQPAPPIDLPDQHGQRWRLQDQRGKVVVLLFYPADETPVCTKQMCSVRDNWERYRAAGAEVVGLNTDSVEKHERFAAHHALPLRLLSDAEGSVVRAYDMKNLFGTKRGVIVIDRAGVIRYRQTVLPIFRPTDDEVLAAINAVMQ; encoded by the coding sequence ATGACCAACACCGGAGCACAAACAGGACAGCCCGCGCCGCCGATTGATTTGCCCGATCAACACGGCCAGCGCTGGCGTTTGCAAGACCAGCGCGGCAAAGTCGTTGTCTTGCTGTTTTATCCGGCGGATGAAACGCCCGTGTGCACCAAACAGATGTGCAGCGTGCGCGACAACTGGGAACGGTATCGCGCGGCGGGCGCCGAAGTCGTCGGCCTCAACACCGACTCGGTCGAAAAGCACGAGCGGTTCGCCGCGCACCACGCCTTGCCCTTACGGCTGCTTTCCGATGCCGAGGGCAGTGTCGTGCGCGCTTACGACATGAAAAACCTGTTCGGCACCAAACGCGGCGTCATCGTCATTGATCGCGCGGGCGTCATTCGTTATCGCCAGACCGTTTTGCCCATCTTCCGCCCGACCGATGACGAAGTGCTGGCGGCCATCAACGCCGTGATGCAATAA